Within Dictyostelium discoideum AX4 chromosome 4 chromosome, whole genome shotgun sequence, the genomic segment CGGATGTAGAGTTTGAACCAGAGTTGGAGTTGGAGTTTGAACCAGAGTTAGAGTTGGAGTTTGAACCAGAGTTAGAGTTGGAGTTTGAACCAGAATTAGAGTTTGAACCACTATCGGATGTAGAGTTTGAACCAGAGTTAGAGTTGGAGTTTGAACCAGAATTGGAGTTAGAGTTTGAACCAGAATTAGAATTTGAGTTTGAACCAGAGTTAGAGTTTGAGCCAGAATTAGAATTTGAACTAGAATCAAATGAACTATCAGAGTCATCATCAGTTGGGTTAACAGAACATATCATATCATAAGAACATTGGAAACTTGAATCACATTCATCACCTTCCTCTAACCATTCAACACATTCACCTTGATTTGGTAATGAAGAATCACAACGATAATATTGACCGAATGAGCAAGCAGTTGTATCATAAACACCATCGATACAAATGGTTGGTGATGAACATTTATCATCTTTACAATTACCACTTGCACAATCATCATTGGATTCACAATCTTGGCCAAAATTTAAAGTTCCTTTTTTATCTTCTTGACATGTACCATTGACACaaattaaatcttcaaaacaatttgaaatttttccAAACACAACAGTACAACTACCACCAACATTTACCTTTGGAACACAAGTGGCTTCACCAAAATTTGGGAATCCACTTGAACTTGAACCGCTACTTTGGCTAGAGCTTTCACTTTGACTACCACTTTGGCTTGAACTTGCACTTTGACTACCACTTTGGCTTGAGCTTTCACTTTGACTACCACTTTGGCTTGAGCTTGCACTTTGACTGCCACTTTGGCTTGAGCTTTCACTTTGGCTACCACTTTGGCTTGAGCTTGCACTTTGGCTACCACTTTGGCTTGAGTCTACACTTTGGCTACTATTACCACTTTGGCTACCACTTTGACTACCACTTTGGCTGCCACTGTTAGCCCAAACAGGCATACAAAAGAAGCCTTGTTCACACATGTCGACTTTTGTTAAATCAAATCTTTAGAAAttggaaaaattaaaatcttgaatgtttcttttttatttttttatttttttttttcaaaaggtTTAGTATACTTACGAACAGGGTGCATTAACAGGAGCATCACATTGATAATCAATACAAATTGGTGGTAAACCAATACTATCACTACTACTATGGCTACCACTACCTTCATGACTATCACAAGATAATACTTGAGGAAGATAGTTATTtgataaaagtaaaattaaagttgataataataatttcatattttaaatggtttttgaaataaaaaggaaaaagaagaagattgaaatttaaagataaatatGTGGTTGaacataaaataaatatatgaaaaatataattttttttttttttttttttttaattgataataaatataaataatatttatttatattttttattatttaattaaataaataaatagttgATTATTGTTGAATGgtttgattaaaatttttttttttgtcctttttatagttttttttttttttagattaaaatttgatgataaacatttttttagtttttttaagtaaaatcttaattttaaaatgaaaatcacattattattaataatggatAAGGGACAGTCgtttttttgttctttttgtgTGAAAGTTATTTATAATCaaagaatcaaataaaaattaattattataaatcgaatcattttaaattaaagggttttttttttttttttttaaaataaaaaagtaaaaacgATGGGgatttcactttttttttatttgtcaaaaaaaaaaaaaggcaaAAATGTATTTTCtcataaaattatttttggaaaaaaaaaaaaaaaaaaaaaaaaaataaataaaaataaaaataaaataaaaaaaacttaaaactggttttattataatatttaaaatcaaataatataaaattcatACTCATTTatctatttatattttatttattttaaataaaataatttctttaaaactaattttttaaataaaaataataataataataataataataaaatccaattaaaaaaaattaaaataaaaatacaaacatGAGATTTTATAGagtaaaattgaaataatatttttttttggaaataaaatactgtattttataaatatttgtttaaattttttaattcttaaaATCTCATTTTGTTGAGAAGAGAggttttgttttaattttttttatttttattttttttatttttttttattttttttatttttttatttaacccATTTCTGAAGTTTGGAGTGTCAGcatgaattttttaattttttttttttttttttttttttttttttttttttctcaaaaaaagacaaaacaataactttaaaaagagtaatgattataaataaaaagtatatattatttatattacttttattgtttattacgAGTTGTACAATAGTATtttcacaacaacaacaacaacagacGGAACAATCGGAACAAACGGAACAGGCTATAAACAATGATGTAAACAATAGTATAAAcgatatttttgaaaatgattcaaGTAAACAACTAagacaaccacaacaacaacatacAATCGTCGAtgatggaaataataataataataataataataataataataataataataataataataataataataataataataataataataataataataataataataataataacccgATCGATAATAAGGATATTTTGGGATTAAAAAAACTGgctttattaaaacaatttgaagAACAAAAGAGTAAAAGTGAAAACGATATTAACAATGacattgtaattttaaatttagaaaatgataatCCCAATCAGATAAttgaaacaacaacaacaacactaaataatagtaatgataataaaaataatataatagaTGATAATCAAGACGAAAAAttgaatgaaaatataaaagaagataaaaatgaaattaaaaatgaaattaaaaatgaaaatcaagaaaaagataaaggaATTATAGATgttgaaaaagatgaaaatcaACCTAATATAGAAGAAAAAGgtaaagaaaaacaaaatctTCTAGAAAAAGGTAtcgaaaatgaaaatcaaaatgaaaatcaaatacaaatagaaaaagaaaaagaaatagaaatagaaattgaaaaagagaaagaaaaagaaaataaagagtTGATTGAAGAATCAAAAACAGAAAAAGATaatcaacaaaaagaaaataaagaaaatactAATGAAATAAATGTAACAGTAGTCGAGGAACCtgaacaaccacaaccacaacaacaaaaccaacaagaacaacaagaacaacaacaacaagagcacaaagaagaacaacaacaacaagaacaacaacaacaagaacaacaaacacaacaagaacaacaaacacatcaacaacaacaagaacatcAAGAAACCCAAAAAAATAGTTCAGAGGAGACTAAAACCCAATCACCAATTCAAGTGAATACTACAGATGTTAATAACgaaatagaattaaaaaatgagggagataataatagtcaattaaatgattcatcGATACCAATAACCTCTCCTTTgacaaatgataatgatactTTAAAAACTACAAAGGaagatagtaataataacaataaaaatgaagtaataaataatcaaacaccattaattgatgaaaaaaaCCATCAGCACAATTATGAAGGTAATAATAgaaatggtgatgatgtatctataatttcaaatataccaaaaacaaacaaaGCTCCAGAaacacaacaacagcagcaacaacaacaacaacaacaacaacaacaacaacaacaacaacaacaacaacaacaacaacaacaacaacaacaacaacaacaacaacaacaacaacaacaacaacaacaacaacatgtTGTATTAACACCAAATGATTTACcagataaatttaattatgcGTCTTCAGAATGTGGTGCCAATGTATTACAAACTAATAAAGAGGCATGGGAAGTTAGTAGTATTTTAGCATCATCAAGAGATAGATATCTTTTGAATGAGTGTAATAAATCTCAATGGTTCGTAGTTGAATTATGTGAAGAGATTGGTGTACAAATTATAGAGTTGGCAAATTTCGAATTCTTTTCATCAATGTTTAAAGATTTCATAGTTTTGGGTAGTAATAGATATCCTGCACAATCATGGCATTATCTTGGTCAATTCACAGCAGAGAATAGTAGAAAACAACAATACTTTGTATTGAAAGAGAAAGCTTggtataaatatttaaaagttaaaatattatcacaTTATGGTGATCAATTGTATTGTCCAATCTCTTCATTCAAAGTTTATGGTTCAACAATGgttgatgatttaaaaaatcaagttGATATAAATATATCGGAATTGGAGAAATTTCAAAGAGATTTATCATCAATACCATATCCAATGGAAATTGGTTCTGATACTTCTTACTCtaccaccacctccaccacctCCTCCTCATCCACCTCCTCCTCTTACCCTTCCTCTAAAActaaatcatcaaattcagAGTACCCATCTTGGGAGAGAATTCAATCATTCTCTGAAAAGTTACGTAAAAATGTtgaacaacaattaattcaacCACCATCAGTTTTAAatacaaatgataataataataataataataataataataataataataataataataataataataataataataataataataatgaagaacaatttatatattatgaaacaaatggtaatggtggaccaccttcaacttcaacttcaacttcatcatcatcatcacaaaaTCATCAAGCTCGTACACCACAAAGTGTTTTTAAAACATTGGCAGATAAAATCAAAGCAATTGaattcaatcaatcaattggtaataaatttatGGAAAAACTTGAAAGGTATTATTCAGAGGAAATtaagaatttgaaatttgatgTTTCAGAATTCTTAAATGATATCATTAAATTGGGTAATTCTTTAGatgagaaattaaaagatcatAGAAaatatgatgataataaatttaaagagacttcaaaagaaattaaaattttaaaagaaaaaattgaaaaattggAAGAACAAAAATCGGCTGAtagaaatttttatttagtgGTTACATTAGTATCTCtattaattggtttattattaaaaccattattcacttcatcttcatcctcCTCAAATAAAAGTTATCCAAATTCAATGCCAAATAGTCCAACTTATTTAaatagtggtagtaataattataataataatggaattattaatagtagtggtggtagtggtggtggtggtggtaatctTCAAAATAGTAGTTTCATAGGTATTAACggtcaattaaattttagtgatgataatattagTGCATTCTTAAATAGTAGTTGTAGtaattttggtttaaataataataataataataataatggtatcaacaacaacaataataatagcaatagcaatagtaataataatagtattaataatggaagtataaatattaatagtaataatagtttacAACAAAGGATTCatcataataaatatattcatCAAAGACGTAATTCATCACCTTTAGTTGGTGTTCAATTAGAAAGTTTCTTTTCACCAAATGCTATACCACCAACAATCCCAATAGTTCCACAAGATGATAATAacataaattataattataataataataataatactaataatattaataataattataattataataataataataataataataataataataataataataataataataataataataataatagtgataattataataataataataacagtaataataatgtaaattcTCCTTCAAGTCCAACACCATCTTCAATTATATTATCACCAAAGTTTATAACATCAATTCCAaagaatattaattattataataatggtggAAGTGGTAGTCATTTAAAGAATAGATTTTCAAGACAGGCTTCAGAATCTGTATTATCacaaaatcattatcaaatcaaTCACCAAAATCATTCATTGAATGGAGTAACAActaacattaataataataatagtaatagtaatggtaatagtaatggtaatagtaataacatgACAAATGGTCTTCCACCTGTAT encodes:
- the sun2 gene encoding SUN domain-containing protein 2 codes for the protein MIINKKYILFILLLLFITSCTIVFSQQQQQQTEQSEQTEQAINNDVNNSINDIFENDSSKQLRQPQQQHTIVDDGNNNNNNNNNNNNNNNNNNNNNNNNNNNNNNNNNNNPIDNKDILGLKKLALLKQFEEQKSKSENDINNDIVILNLENDNPNQIIETTTTTLNNSNDNKNNIIDDNQDEKLNENIKEDKNEIKNEIKNENQEKDKGIIDVEKDENQPNIEEKGKEKQNLLEKGIENENQNENQIQIEKEKEIEIEIEKEKEKENKELIEESKTEKDNQQKENKENTNEINVTVVEEPEQPQPQQQNQQEQQEQQQQEHKEEQQQQEQQQQEQQTQQEQQTHQQQQEHQETQKNSSEETKTQSPIQVNTTDVNNEIELKNEGDNNSQLNDSSIPITSPLTNDNDTLKTTKEDSNNNNKNEVINNQTPLIDEKNHQHNYEGNNRNGDDVSIISNIPKTNKAPETQQQQQQQQQQQQQQQQQQQQQQQQQQQQQQQQQQQQQQQQQQHVVLTPNDLPDKFNYASSECGANVLQTNKEAWEVSSILASSRDRYLLNECNKSQWFVVELCEEIGVQIIELANFEFFSSMFKDFIVLGSNRYPAQSWHYLGQFTAENSRKQQYFVLKEKAWYKYLKVKILSHYGDQLYCPISSFKVYGSTMVDDLKNQVDINISELEKFQRDLSSIPYPMEIGSDTSYSTTTSTTSSSSTSSSYPSSKTKSSNSEYPSWERIQSFSEKLRKNVEQQLIQPPSVLNTNDNNNNNNNNNNNNNNNNNNNNNNNNNEEQFIYYETNGNGGPPSTSTSTSSSSSQNHQARTPQSVFKTLADKIKAIEFNQSIGNKFMEKLERYYSEEIKNLKFDVSEFLNDIIKLGNSLDEKLKDHRKYDDNKFKETSKEIKILKEKIEKLEEQKSADRNFYLVVTLVSLLIGLLLKPLFTSSSSSSNKSYPNSMPNSPTYLNSGSNNYNNNGIINSSGGSGGGGGNLQNSSFIGINGQLNFSDDNISAFLNSSCSNFGLNNNNNNNNGINNNNNNSNSNSNNNSINNGSININSNNSLQQRIHHNKYIHQRRNSSPLVGVQLESFFSPNAIPPTIPIVPQDDNNINYNYNNNNNTNNINNNYNYNNNNNNNNNNNNNNNNNNNNNSDNYNNNNNSNNNVNSPSSPTPSSIILSPKFITSIPKNINYYNNGGSGSHLKNRFSRQASESVLSQNHYQINHQNHSLNGVTTNINNNNSNSNGNSNGNSNNMTNGLPPVSMPSSSSHDNLLLHRGNNQSKKYKRRSHL